From the genome of Oryza glaberrima chromosome 1, OglaRS2, whole genome shotgun sequence:
TAGCATAAGCTCAAGTAACATTTCAACCACATGAAAGTTGAGACACCTGTGAGGGCAATTGCGAAAGCTGGCTCGCATTTCCATTATTAATATGATGCTCCCTAGAACTTCAAATAGTCATGTGGTTGGTATCTTTActattctttatttatttatttattgccaTTGCATACATGCTAATTTAAAAGACCTTCTAATTACTTGCCTGGTTGTCGAAAAATATACATGGTACAAATTGTCTCGCAAACTACTTATTTTGCACTTCCTTTTTAGCCAAAACCACTGGCTTTTCAACTCTCGAAACATAATAGAACTCGTTCTTCTAACCATTTTATAACGGTTTTTACCGATCTATGTGAAGTTTGATGTTATAGTTAGGTGACTTAAATTACATAGCacgatatatatttatagaggaTTAAGGTAGTGGTGGAGCGCACTTGTAGTAGGATGTGCATTCCTTTGTCTCATCCTTTCTCACACACTTGCTGGTTATTAAGTGGGCCATCTGACAGTGCATACAGGAACTTTCCCCTTCTCTcgttccccctcctccctctacAGTACTCTCCCCAAAATCTCTCCTCACCGGCCCCTCTTCCCCTTCGATTCCGGTggcttgccgccggcgagggttGGAGGAGGGGTCCGGCCACCTCCCCTCTACTAGTATTAGGTTGTTAATCTGTTATTAGGTTGTCAGGTGTCTCCTGTAGTTAGGGTTTGTCCCTAGTTGGTCTTTTGCCGGCGAGCTCCATGGGTGCCGGTGTGgttggatgcggcggcggttggtggcggtggagatgCGAGATCCGAAGACCGGTGGATGAATCGATGGAAAAGGCTGGttccttgcggcggcggcggcggctacatCGTTGTCGGCGACCGGGAGAAGCCGGCTCTTTGCGGCGGCGCCAGTTgcttcgtcgtcggcgtccgGGATGTCGCCGTCCCGACGAATGGATGGAAAAAGCTGGCTCCCTGTGGCAGTGTCAGTGGCTTCGTCGTCGGTGTCCGGGAGGTCGCCGCCCCGTTCctagagacggcggcggcagcttcttGAGGCCTACTTCGCCAGGGCAAGCTGTCGCCCGGAGCTTGCTGCTCGTGGTGCTTGACAGCCCGTTGGCGAGGTGACGGCGATTCTGCCGGTGCATGCTTGAGTGCTTCCTATGCCATGGTTCCATCAGTCAAGTCTCGCAGgatttctctccccctttcccgCATGTCGATCCAAGAATACAGCAGTTTGTTTGCCACCATTCAAGTTCTTCAGTGGGTTTGGGGATCTGGATGTGGGCTCCTTCTTCCTCTGTGTTTCCCACCAGCTCATTCCATGCAGGGTTTGGGGATCTGGATGTGGGCTCCTTCTTCCTCTGTGTTTCCCACCAGCTCATTCCATGCAGGGTTTGTTGTTCGGGTTGAGCTCACGCTCCTCAGATTTAACGACGAACTCCGTGGACTTCTCTTGCTGAGTCCGGTGATGCCCCCTCAAAATCTACGGCTCAGCAGCAAACCTCCTTTTTGTGCAGTCTTCGTGGAGACAACCGGATGGGGATTACCGGTTTGTCAAGCGTGCTGCACGTCAAAGGAGGCCCAAGGTTGCATTCGTCGCGGCATTGCCGCAGCTCCCTGTTGATGTGCACCTTCTCTGCTGTGTGGTTTCATCATGAAGTTTGTAGCCTTAGTGCAGTTTCCCCGTTCTTTCAAAACGGATGATTTTATGCTTCCTTTTTATCTGTTTGGCAATGTACTGGGATTTATTCCCGTGAACTCTGTCGCTCTATATTAATGGTTGtttaagtttcaaaaaaaaaaagtgggccATCTCGTCTACGTAGGATATTACATGAACACCACATGGGTAAAAAATTAATCACCATCAAACATGATTCGAGTGACTACAAATGGTCTATTTGGTAGAGctctaacttctaaatttagctaTAGGATTTGGGTCTGAAGTAGAGTTGTGAAGCAGCCTAGATCCAGCCACACCTCTTTAGCTTATTTTGTGATAGTGCTCACTAGCTCCGCTCCTATTTTacatggagctgaaactgtttaggTAGGTTTCAGCTACGGAAGAGATGGAGTTGGAACTAGAGTCTATCTAGGGGAAGAAAATTAAACCAACCGAAGATTTCAGACATGATGGGTGGACAGAATTGTATTCCTGTTGTACCAGTTGTACTAGTGTTGAAGCCTTTACAaccaagaactcgtcaaaacgTAGTAATCTTGCGACGTCATGGTGCTTTTTACAAAGGCAGTCGCAAGTCGCAACTGGGAGTACTAACCTTTTTTGTCCATCAATTGTTGCTACCTTTGTCATAGCCAACCGGTTGATAAATTTAAAAGGCGAATTTCCTTTCACTTCACCCCCCTTCCACGAAAGCCAATTAAAACCAATAACACAATCCACGCACGCAATCAGACAGGTTCAGACACCGATTCTATCAGTCGAGCTCGAGCACCCAATAATTGACCAAAGAAAACAAATTCAGCGATTACCAAGTCGTCCTAATTGCAACCAACTCGATCATCTAGAAGTAAATAAACAAGAAAAACCACATGATCAATCACATAAACCACTCATCCATATAAGCATAGAGATTCGTTCGTTCAAGATGCTAGGAACAACTCATTAAGCTACATATACACCAGATTTTGATTGCTTTGCCACCttcaagactttgagcaagaaTAACAACTAATAAAAGAAGATGACAAAAGAAGAagctttttttatatatatttgtaatttttgtaATATACCTTCAGTCGTTGCTATGATCGAGCATCAAAACAAGAAGAGAAAGCCAAAACCAGaggaaaataaattgaaaaagAGAAGCGAaggcgaagaagaagagatgAAACTACGCAGACAGTTGATGCAGGGGATGATCGATGTGGTGTTGGTTGGTTGCTgctgtctgaactctgaactctgaactctgaaagagaagaagagatcgatcgatcgatgggagTAGCTAGTAGAATAGCTAGGACCAGCCATAGACGAGGTGGAGGTAGCGATCCTTGATCCACTTGAAGCTCTTGCGGAAGGAGCCCTTGACCTTGCCTTCCACGGAGTAGGCCTTGTACGACGCCACCCGCCGCTTCCGCTCCATGTCCGGGTCACCCagcgccagccaccgccgcttCGACTTgctccgcttcgccgccgcctccgccgccgcctgacccgtcccccgctcctcctccgccaccgaccCCCAGTACCCCACCTTCCCACTCCCGCCTCCGCCGTATTCGTACTGGTACTGGTACgacgccgcccccgcgccgcctctcccgccgccgctgtacGAGTAGGACCGGAAGTCCACCGGCCTccccccgccaccgcctcccccgccgccgtagTAGGGCTCTATCTGCATCGTCGTCCGCCCGCCGGCGTACGACTTGGAGCGGTCCATGGCGGCTAGCTGCTCGATCCACACCCTCTCGGCTCTCGCCTTCTTGGAGCCGAgcagaggaggacgaggaggagaggaagtaGCTTAAGCTTTTGCGATGGTTGGGGAGGAGAAAAATGGGAGGGGTTTGGTGGTTGGGAAGGAAAAAATTAACGGGAAATGTGATTATACGCTGTGGGCTAGTGTGGGAATCGGGTTGCCCCGTTTCGTCAACTGTCGTGGTGGAATTCTGGAATGGAATAGCCGAATATTAGTAGCACATATAGTCCAATTGTTGTGGCGGTTGAAActtggaaaaggaaaagagaataGAATTCTCTCCAATTCGGCTAGCTAATAGCTGATGTGCTATTTTGGCTGCTAATGGCTGATTAGCAGCTTGTCTTATACTAGTACAAGGCACTCGATCAGCATACGATTAGTTAGATGTTAACTAgctattataattttaaaaagagtaaatttcacgaaactacatattttatggttcaagttacagaaaaccacacatattTTAACACTTAGCacttaaatacatatattttggtagtttagtttcacaaaaccacactatcgatgaatggattcacttGTGATATGACGACGTGGTTGTTTCATCTAGTATGAGGACGTGGCATCATATTAATTTCATGtgatggctggtaataggatgccatATCCTCGTCCTAGGTGAAACAGCCACATCATCTCGCGGGTGAATCTATACATCgatagtgtagttttgtgaaactatacgaccaaaatatcaaaatatatgtactcaaGTGCCAAGTGTTAAAGTGCGTGTGGTTTTCTACAATTTGGACcacaaaatatatagttttgtgaaatttactcttttaaaaataaatttatttaatttttagtgtATTTTTTTGCACataaagtgttttttttaataaatcgtACTATCATTTAACGGTGCCGACAAGGAGGAGCAAATTTATGGCGAGAAAGCAACCgcgtttaattaattagtactccctctttgatagtaatatttctaaatctgaaaaatttatttttgatagacgTATTTAaattcaacaacctatcatcttaatgactttctcggatttaatgcatgactctccattcttccataCAAAATTggttacatgggcatcgagaaatgtaaatattaataaattgcttgtttacgaggaatgactagtagcatgtttaaatggataatAAATAGAATTACTTAGTCTGTGTGTcgagataaaatatgactataaaaaaaatagatggagggagtaatttgttCGCTGATTAAGTATCGACTTGCGCTGTCCTACGTGTTTGTTGGCTGGATTTAATTAGCTTAACTTACTTCATCAGTCGGCTCATGGCCAACCGTGTACACGTTGGCATCAGAAGGGCCCTGTCATCGCCGTGCATTATTGCCGCGTGAGTTAGCAAATTATAATTGGATCCTGTCACGCTAATTAACACTGTTCCATTGATCACTCTCACCGATCTCACCTTGACTGTTTCAGAGAAGCGGTAGCGGTAGCGGTAGGAGAAAAAAAGGTTGTTGAGTTTAGTTAAGCAGACTAATAGCGAGGGTACTACTGTGCTAGCAACCTCATTGACTTGACCGAGGTGACATTATTGATCTCTATCTAATCTCTTCGTCCCCTCTCCCCGAATGGGCCAACAGCCCATTTGGCCCTGCTTAGTGCTATTTtgctcttgttttttctttttacggaAAAAGTCTAACTTGATTCTCTCAACGACGAAAACCGGTTCATTTGCCTCTTCGAGCGGTTTGGACAACAGTTTTGTTCTATATTACACTTTGACATAGTATTCTTCCGATGTGGTGCCTATGTAGCACTACGTGGCATCAGGGTTACAATTTCAAaatgggttttttttcttttgccgaGGTTTCTGACATTCATGAAATGACCAaaattttaggaattttgatacattttttgccaaaatatttgacaaatcttgaatgaatttgaaaaaactttgaccaaattcacaaaaaatggAAAACAATAGAGAAACTTTCGTGCGAGATATGTGCTTGCAAGTGGGGGcaaatttaacaaatttttgaaaattccaTTCTGTAATTGCAATCCTTGCGTGGCATAACAATCAGAAAACATtataaaatcaaaaaaataGGTAGACCTATATgtctttttcctcctttcccATATAAATGAGACCCATACATGACTCATATGTAAGTTGCCGCTCTAGccttcttcctccatctcttccctctcctctcttcaaACTCTCTCTGTAACACCATGGTGAGATCCCTATGGGTGGCGCCAATCGCACCATCAATCTTGTGGGCGTTGTCGGTCCTACAACGATGGGGATGAGTGCATGCGCCCTGGGCAGATGAGATTGCCTTGGTAGAGCAGCATGGTAAGGAGCACGATGTTGTTGTTCATCACGCTAACCACTTTCTACCGTAAGGAGTGGGCCTTCTTGCGGGTCGGGTGTGAGCATTGTGCAAGCAGGAGGATCGAatgaggggggggggaggtcaACTATGTGCTCCATCCCTTCTATCTGCCTTGGACTTCTCCTCAGCTTCATCTGCTCCATCAGCATTGTTACGTCACCACTATTTTGCCATCTACGCCACATCAAGCCAAGGTGCACGCTTTTGGAGCTTGGTGAAGAGATAGCCACAAAGAGAAAATCTCAGCGGAGAGTCGCTAAGGGAGCTCGATAGAGGCACTTCACCGTGGGTCGCCACCCACCACCCTGCTaaagagagagtgaagagaggagtGGGGAGACATGGAGAAAGAAGGTGAGGGTGGCAACTTACACATGAATCCCACTTACATTGGAGAGGATTTGAGAGACTTACATATAGGtccaccttttttatttttgtttgctaATTATAATATCACATAAATGCTATGTCGAAGGAAGACCAAATCAACGTGTCATATAGGACGAAACTGTCATTCAAACCGCTTAGGAAGCACAATGAATCAGTTTAAACCGTTAAGGGAGCCTCTGTATCTAGTTCGCAAAACGAACCTGTTTAGGTTGTTGAGGGAGCCTCCCAATCTAGTTTTTTGGTTAAGGGATGAACTATACCGAGGAGGCAAAATAgacattttcttctttcttttcttaacGGCCCATCACATGTCTATAACCCCACTAGCTAGCTCTTTCTTAATACTGGGCCAAAGCCCATACCACAGGCCTACTGAGTGGGCCTAGTGGCACTGAAGTGTGATACTAGTAAAATATCTACATATCGATGATAATACATACTGCAGCAGTAGCACTCTATAATGTACACTGATCTTGTGCTATAGCCTATAGGACGTGCCATACAGTACGAAAAATAtcattttatattttcctttcttgAGATGGCACATACGCACACTAGTAGTATCTCGATCCTGATCAATGCTCCACATCACCGAGAAGCCAGCCTTGCGTCCATGCACCAACGGATCGCGCTACATTTTCTGCAACTAACAGCGCCTAACAACGGATTAGGGATAATATATAGGATCGGATAAATAATTAGTTGGTCACTAGCTGTTACTGTGACTGTGAAAGTCTATCCAATCCAGTAATCCACTCTATATTAACCGTAACCCCCTTCCATTTCTCCCCTGACTAGTGAGTACTGATCGTAGTCCAGCCttgttctcctctctctctctctctcctcactcctCGCACACTTCGGAATTCCCATcatggccggcggcgccatGACCGACACCGATGGCGCTCACAAGAACTACCCGGGGAAGATGAccatcttcgtcttcctcgcctgCCTCGTCGCTTCCTCCGGCGGCCTCATCTTCGGCTACGACATCGGCATCTCCGGTAACATTTGAGACACCGAAAACGAGAAAGTctatggatcgatcgatcgatcgatcgtttgATGGATTGCGTGAATTTTCTTTGCAGGCGGCGTGACGTCGATGGACTCGTTCCTGATCAAGTTCTTCCCGTCGGTGTACGCCAAGGAGAAGGAGATGGTGGAGACGAACCAGTACTGCAAGTTCGACAGCGAGCTGCTCACCCTCTTCACCTCGTCGCTCTACCTCGCCGCGCTCATCGCCTCGCTCTTCGCTTCCGTCATCACCCGCAAGTTCGGCCGCAGGATCACcatgctcggcggcggcgtcatcttcctcgtcggcgccatCCTCAacggagccgccgccgacgtcgccatgcTCATCATCGGCCGCATCCTCCTCGGCATCGGCGTCGGCTTCAGCAACCAGGTCATCCACGTCGTACCCAATCTCTCCAATTCTGCATTTGgtctaaaaaaaaaggcatatcATGCACGCAATTCAAGTTTTGGATAACGATGCATGCGTGCGCGAAAATTGTTAAAAGAATTCATTTGAAAATGGCATGAAACTAAATCCGGATTGAGCGTTAAACGATCTGCATGACCGGATCTTACGGATAACTTGCATGCACGCTTCATGCAAATTACAGTAGTACACTGCACACTCCTCGGAGTTAATTTCGTTCGAATGTGACGTGACAACCATGGCTATGTGCAGGCTGTGCCACTGTACCTGTCggagatggcgccggcgaggatgcGGGGCATGCTGAACATCAGCTTCCAGCTCATGATCACCGTCGGCATCCTCGCCGCCAACCTCATCAACTACTTCACCGACAAGATCGCCGGAGGGTGGGGGTGGCGCGTcagcctcggcctcgccgccgtcccggcCGTCATCATGGCCGGCggctccctcttcctccccgacACCCCCAACTCGCTCCTCTCCCGCGGCAAGGAGAACGAGGCGCGCGCCATGCTCCGCCGCATCCGTGGCACCGACGACGTCGGCCCGGAGTACgacgacctcgtcgccgccagCGAGGCGTCCAAGGCCATCGAGAACCCGTGGCGCACGCTCCTCGAGCGCCGGTACAGGCCGCAGCTGGTGATGTCGGTGCTGATCCCGACGCTGCAGCAGCTCACCGGCATCAACGTCGTCATGTTCTACGCGCCGGTCCTCTTCAAGACCATCGGATTCGGCGGCACGGCCTCGCTCATGTCCGCCGTCATCACCGGCCTCGTCAACATGTTCGCCACCTTCGTCTCCATCGCCACCGTCgaccgcctcggccgccgcaaGCTCCTCCTTCAGGGGGGCGTCCAAATGATCTTTGCGCAGGTACGTACACACAAAATCCATTGATCAATTCGATCAGATACATTATTAAACGCACATAATTCGGATGATTTTTGCATGGACAGTTCATTCTTGGGACGCTGATCGCCGTCAAGTTCGGGACGGTGGGCGTGGCGAACATCTCGCGGGGTTACGCCATCGTGGTGGTGCTGTGCATCTGCGTGTTCGTGTCGGCGTTCGCGTGGTCGTGGGGGCCCCTGGGGTGGCTGGTTCCCAGCGAGATCTTCCCGCTGGAGATCAGGTCGGCGGCGCAgagcgtggtggtggtgttcaACATGGCCTTCACCTTCATCATCGCGCAGATCTTCCTGATGATGCTGTGCCACCTCAAGTTCGGCCTCTTCTACTTCTTCGGCGCCATGGAGCTCATCATGACGGggttcgtcttcttcttcctgccGGAGACGAAGGGGATTCCCATCGAGGAGATGGACAGGATCTGGGGCAAGCACTGGTACTGGAGACGGTTCGTCGGCGCTGGGGCCGGCGGCAAGGTCGAGATTACCTCCACAGTATGACATGCGTGCCGTAAACGTTTATCTTTCAATTTGTTTTCGGATTACGTAATTGAATCTGCTGGCTACATCGATCCATTGCGCCATGCGTGCTTGTCATTGAACTCATAATTAAGGAAGGACGAGAGATAGTTTTCTATCGTAGTTTTGGGATATGCTCtgaatgaaaaatatgaaatatggtGCACTTTTCAGAAGTATTTTAAGAGTTCTAAAAAATTTACTGCGAATCTGAACTGTTGAATAGCACTAACGATAAAAGGGGTAATTTTACATCTTTTAGAACGTACTGGTatgatattttctagtgtaaaatttgatatctcTAGATATTAATTACCTCaaggtattaaaaaaaattttagtgattgCTGGATCTAACTTGGTATGATGGGTGAGGTACCGAtatctcgaggtactttttatTGGACTTGAGCAAATCTCGTAAAATtttacctcgaggtactttttgttggacctgAGCAAATCTCGTAAAATTTAGATACCTTAAGATACTttcctcaaggaccgtaaaattccTTAAAAAACTGTTCAATATATATGGCAGGCAAATTATTTtacattatattcatgcatAATTTTGAAGGAGTATTTATCTTGTTTCAAAATAATATCACCAGCTGTCAATTAATTGAAGCGAGAAAAACATGGTACCATTTGATAAGTTCTAAAAATCTGCACGTACATGTAATTTCCGTTAGGTAATGATTTTCCATGGGGTTGTTAATTGCTTTAATTGGCCATTAGGGTAAATTATTACTGCTCTAACGGAATTGGGAGGCTGGGGATGGAATGAGTGAGGATGTATTCTACTGTTCTGTGTACATGACGATAGGGTAGCTGTAGCAAAAGAAATGACCCGCCGGCTGGTccctaaaaatatctttatttggCTGAATCTGAATGTACtagtaataaataataatattatatccCTATTTTTGCTGAACGAATGTAGTAAATAATATATACCTGCTGCTTGGTGATCTACAAATTAAGTCGTTATACAATATACTTATTTGTTGATATACCCATTGTTCCTTTTTTTGTGTTCTCCTAGTGTTTTTTCTTTAGTATCCAGTATTGTTATGGTCACATCGTTCTAACTTGATGATTATGGATTGGAAAATATTCGTGTATGGATGAATAATATTAGAGCGCTAACAAACAAAAAGCTATCTAAGCAAATGTAAAAAGTTCTTATTGTGCACAACATTAAAGATCTCATTCGAAGTCTCAATTGTGCACGCCACGAAACTCCACATAGCTCTTGGTTGTTCCCATAAAAAAGTTGTAGATAGAAATCAAGAAGTTGTAGCTGGAAATATCATCAAGATGTTGTAACTAGAAATATTCGCCGAaagcttaatttttttaagcatctGGATTCttggtttatatatatttttaattctttcCTGTATGCCCTAAATCCAAAATTAGTGCTTAATAAAATATTCGGCGTACTTGAGTTAAGCTGTCCTATGCCAGATTAGCAAAGTTTTCATAAATCAGGTTCATAATacccaaataaataaaaaagaataacaTAAAGGGAAAGCACAAAATTGATCAAAATTGTACTTTGATCAAAATTCTGAAGATCTAGGGAAGTTCATAATacccaaataaataaataaaaagaataacATAAAGGGAAAGCACAAAATTGATCAAAATTTCTGATCATAGTAAAGGGAAAGCACAGACAATGCAGTCGTGTGTCTTCATCAAATTAAAGTAGTCCAATAtataaaatactactactactcagcAATTCACACACCGGACGGTCCTTGtcacaagctaaactctaattAAATTTACTGCATGTACCAAAAACCGCACTAGAGCTGTAAGATAGATAGAACACGTGACATGGTAAGTCACTACTCATCACACGTTGGTGGAGGCCATCTGCATGACCCGGTtgcggccggcgccgacgaagCGGCTCCAGTACCAGTGCTCCCCCCAGATCCTGTCCATCTCCTCGATGGGGATCCCCTTCGTCTCCGgcaggaagacgaagacgaaccCCGTCATGATGAGCTCCATGgcgccgaagaagaagaagagcccGAACTTGAGGCGGCACAGCATCATCAGGAAGATCTGCGCGATGAAGAAGGTGAAGGCCATGTtgaacaccaccaccacgctcTGCGCCGCCGACCTGATCTCCAGCGGGAAGATCTCGCTGGGAACCAGCCACCCCAGGGGCCCCCACGACCACGCGAACGCCGACACGAACAGGCAGATGAACAGCACCACCACGATGGCGTAACCCTGCGAGATGTTCGCCACGCCCGCCGTCCCGAACTTGACGGCGATCAGTGTCCCAAGAATGAACTGTGTGCATGCAAGATCATCATCCGAATTAAATTATGTGTGTTTGATTTTGTATCTGATCGAATTGATCGATGGGTTTTGTGTGTTACGTACCTGCGCTATGATCATTTGGATGCCGCCCTGGATGAAGAGCACGCGGCGGCCGAATCGGTCGACGGTGGCGATGGAGACGAAGGTGGCGAACATGTTGACGAGGCCGGTGATGACGGCGGACATGAGCGAGGCCGTGCCGCCGAATCCGATGGTCTTGAACAGCACGGGCGCGTAGAACATGACGACGTTGATGCCGGTGAGCTGCTGCAGCGTCGGGATCAGCACCGACATCACCAGCTGCGGCCTGTACCGGCGCTCGAGGAGCGTGCGCCACGGGTTCTCGATGGCCTTGGTGGCCTCGctggcggcgacgaggtcgtcGTACTCCGGGCCGATGTCCTCGGTGCCACGGATGCGGCGGAGCATGGTGCGTGTCTCGTTCTCCTTGCCGCGGGACAGGAGCGAGTTGGGGGTGTCGGGGAGGAGGATGGAGCCGACGGTCATGATGACGgccgggacggcggcgaggccgaggctgACGCGCCATCCCCAGCCGCCGGCGATCTTGTCGGTGAAGTAGTTGATGAGGTTGGCGAAGAGGATGCCGACGGTGATCATGAGCTGGAAGATGATATTCAGCATGCCCCTCATCTTCGCCGGCGCCATCTCCGACAGGTACAGCGGCACAGCCTGCGTCAAACGTCCACAAACAGGTGTAACATGCATGAACAGATTGAAGAATGTTTTGTATCAAAAGAATCCAATTAAGTAACAGGTTAACGAGATTGATCTGTTTGGTATAACACAGCGTGATGATCACCTGGATGCTGAAGCCGACGCCGATGCCGAGCAAGATGCGGCCAATGATAAGCATGGCGACGTTGACGGCGGCTCCGTTGAGGACGGCGCCGATGAGGAAGAtgaagccgccgccgagcatGGTCATCTTGCGGCCTAACTTGCGGGTGATGACGGAGGCGAATAGGGAAGCGATGAGCGCGGCGAGGTAGAGCGACGAGGTGAAGAGCGTGAGCGGCTCGCTGTCGAACTTGCAGTACTGGTTCGTGTCCACCACCTCCTTCTCCTTGGCGTACACCGACGGGAAGAACCGCGACAGGAACGGGTCCATCGACGTCACGCCACCTGCACAACAAATCCATCAATCCATGGATGCATCGTCAGTGCACGTAACATCGTATATCAAGAATATgcaagagcggcggcggcggctgcttaCCGGAGATGCCGATGTCGTAGCCGAAGATGAggccgccggag
Proteins encoded in this window:
- the LOC127768698 gene encoding uncharacterized protein LOC127768698 — encoded protein: MDRSKSYAGGRTTMQIEPYYGGGGGGGGGRPVDFRSYSYSGGGRGGAGAASYQYQYEYGGGGSGKVGYWGSVAEEERGTGQAAAEAAAKRSKSKRRWLALGDPDMERKRRVASYKAYSVEGKVKGSFRKSFKWIKDRYLHLVYGWS
- the LOC127760717 gene encoding sugar transport protein MST8, producing MAGGAMTDTDGAHKNYPGKMTIFVFLACLVASSGGLIFGYDIGISGGVTSMDSFLIKFFPSVYAKEKEMVETNQYCKFDSELLTLFTSSLYLAALIASLFASVITRKFGRRITMLGGGVIFLVGAILNGAAADVAMLIIGRILLGIGVGFSNQAVPLYLSEMAPARMRGMLNISFQLMITVGILAANLINYFTDKIAGGWGWRVSLGLAAVPAVIMAGGSLFLPDTPNSLLSRGKENEARAMLRRIRGTDDVGPEYDDLVAASEASKAIENPWRTLLERRYRPQLVMSVLIPTLQQLTGINVVMFYAPVLFKTIGFGGTASLMSAVITGLVNMFATFVSIATVDRLGRRKLLLQGGVQMIFAQFILGTLIAVKFGTVGVANISRGYAIVVVLCICVFVSAFAWSWGPLGWLVPSEIFPLEIRSAAQSVVVVFNMAFTFIIAQIFLMMLCHLKFGLFYFFGAMELIMTGFVFFFLPETKGIPIEEMDRIWGKHWYWRRFVGAGAGGKVEITSTV
- the LOC127760718 gene encoding sugar transport protein MST7 → MENAGAGDGAPKHYPGKMTIFVFIACLVASSGGLIFGYDIGISGGVTSMDPFLSRFFPSVYAKEKEVVDTNQYCKFDSEPLTLFTSSLYLAALIASLFASVITRKLGRKMTMLGGGFIFLIGAVLNGAAVNVAMLIIGRILLGIGVGFSIQAVPLYLSEMAPAKMRGMLNIIFQLMITVGILFANLINYFTDKIAGGWGWRVSLGLAAVPAVIMTVGSILLPDTPNSLLSRGKENETRTMLRRIRGTEDIGPEYDDLVAASEATKAIENPWRTLLERRYRPQLVMSVLIPTLQQLTGINVVMFYAPVLFKTIGFGGTASLMSAVITGLVNMFATFVSIATVDRFGRRVLFIQGGIQMIIAQFILGTLIAVKFGTAGVANISQGYAIVVVLFICLFVSAFAWSWGPLGWLVPSEIFPLEIRSAAQSVVVVFNMAFTFFIAQIFLMMLCRLKFGLFFFFGAMELIMTGFVFVFLPETKGIPIEEMDRIWGEHWYWSRFVGAGRNRVMQMASTNV